One window of Mixophyes fleayi isolate aMixFle1 chromosome 3, aMixFle1.hap1, whole genome shotgun sequence genomic DNA carries:
- the LOC142142554 gene encoding adhesion G-protein coupled receptor F3-like produces MTMQGFFIEIGLYVCRFKYRNLHWQASHLVKFPLQVLDITRNPPQVLLWNNSTMFLGTTVECCIWDDGISYHVFWEPGHIPSGVVKQGGQQCYTLSIESIPENDTHFRCVFQDNMNKAVESGVRVDVVQVKDIFCSDDGDNMWKATKVGREAEILCPNGKKGRITRSCLRNGQWGIPKTTCMDARLLSVLDQAERLRGGLGLPEQEISEMIARLRNHITSIQTFDAGDIITVVDTIKTLSLTATDNNVQFNSTTMADFVAVFSLVLDYDSETTWITARIEHPFIGSNFMQSVENITKLFETNWNNYTLVQPNVQLSVVVLSPSSLTSYNKTFDTTPTVEVSMKNIDFPDHMDINKVTVTNMVLRNLAKILPMNFGDSIEGYWHNVESHIVMNTIMMSNQSLRQVNVDMVFVHGKVHNRTDAQCVFWDYSLFEGVGGWSTDGCRTFRQDSYTVCRCTHLTAFSVLMSLGVLTDDYLETLSEIGVILSIICLTISIIIYIAEWKSVVKNDISFFRQTAMINISLSLLIGDTWFLSSTFMEESHTNKLCISAAFFQHLFYLATFFWMLVHGLILFHQLVFVFHQLIKSIVIPAMVAIGYVCPLVIASVTISIDYPKAAYIKEGACFINGDNGAIFAFSGPVLLIVFVNFFIIGVVIWKLLRPSVSEGQQEDRKALVAKALIILTSVFGITWILGTATLIEEAHEFFHYAFTVLNSLQGVFILLFVCLLDKKVTGALSKRFQNLKTLNSSMTCCGENSYNMDSSNEPESVETYNAIEDS; encoded by the exons ATGACTATGCAAGGCTTTTTTATAGAGATAG GGTTATATGTGTGTAGATTTAAGTACCGGAACCTACATTGGCAGGCCAGTCACCTGGTGAAGTTCCCTCTGCAGGTCCTGGACATCACACGGAACCCACCTCAAGTCCTGCTCTGGAATAACTCCACCATGTTCCTTGGGACTACTGTGGAGTGCTGCATCTGGGAtgatggaatttcctaccacgtgTTTTGGGAACCCGGACACATCCCCTCAG gtgttgtgaaacaagGCGGTCAGCAATGTTACACACTGTCCATAGAGAGCATCCCAGAGAACGACACACATTTCAGATGTGTATTTCAGGATAACATGAATAAAGCTGTTGAATCTGGGGTCCGTGTAGATGTTGTTCAAG TGAAGGATATCTTCTGCTCCGACGATGGTGACAATATGTGGAAGGCCACCAAAGTCGGGCGTGAAGCTGAAATTCTCTGCCCCAATGGCAAAAAAGGTAGAATTACCAGAAGCTGTTTGAGAAATGGTCAGTGGGGGATTCCAAAAACCACCTGCATGGATGCCAGGCTCCTGTCTGTGCTGGACCAGGCGGAG CGGCTCAGGGGTGGCCTGGGACTTCCAGAGCAGGAGATCTCAGAGATGATCGCGCGCTTAAGGAACCACATCACGTCAATCCAGACATTCGATGCTGGTGACATTATTACGGTGGTAGATACAATAAAGACGCTCTCTCTGACCGCCACGGACAACAACGTACAATTCAACTCCACCACCATGGCC GATTTTGTTGCTGTGTTCAGCCTGGTTCTGGACTACGATTCAGAGACTACATGGATAACTGCACGTATCGAACACCCATTTATCGGTTCCAACTTTATGCAGTCGGTTGAAAACATAACTAAACTTTTTGAAACAAATTGGAACAATTACACTCTCGTCCAGCCTAATGTCCAGTTGAGCGTGGTGGTCCTAAGCCCCTCATCATTGACTAGTTACAATAAAACGTTCGACACAACCCCCACTGTTGAAGTTTCTATGAAAAACATTGATTTCCCAGACCATATGGACATAAACAAAGTCACTGTGACAAATATGGTGCTTAGAAACCTAGCTAAGATCCTTCCTATGAATTTTGGAGACAGCATCGAAGGATATTGGCACAATGTGGAAAGTCATATTGTTATGAACACCATTATGATGAGTAACCAGAGTTTAAGGCAAGTCAATGTAGATATGGTCTTTGTTCATGGAAAGGTACACAACCGCACAGATGCTCAGTGCGTCTTTTGGGACTACAGCTTGTTTGAAGGAGTTGGAGGTTGGTCAACAGACGGATGCCGGACGTTCCGTCAGGACAGTTACACGGTATGCAGGTGTACACACCTGACGGCCTTCTCAGTGTTGATGTCACTTGGTGTCCTTACGGATGACTATCTGGAGACTCTAAGTGAAATAGGAGTCATTTTGTCCATCATTTGTCTAACCATTTCCATCATCATATACATCGCAGAGTGGAAGTCAGTTGTTAAGAACGACATCTCCTTTTTCCGCCAGACGGCTATGATCAACATTTCTCTATCCTTGTTGATTGGAGACACATGGTTCTTGTCATCTACTTTCATGGAAGAGAGTCACACCAACAAACTGTGCATCTCTGCAGCTTTCTTCCAGCACCTCTTCTATCTTGCTACCTTCTTCTGGATGCTGGTCCATGGGCTTATCCTGTTTCACCAACTAGTCTTCGTTTTTCATCAGCTCATAAAAAGCATCGTCATTCCAGCCATGGTGGCTATCGGCTACGTTTGTCCACTTGTAATTGCCAGTGTGACGATATCTATAGATTATCCAAAGGCGGCATACATAAAAGAGGGGGCTTGTTTTATTAATGGAGACAACGGAGCCATTTTTGCCTTTTCTGGCCCTGTACTTCTCATCGTCTTTGTGAACTTCTTTATTATCGGGGTGGTGATCTGGAAATTACTGAGACCTTCTGTGTCGGAAGGGCAACAAGAAGACAGGAAAGCTTTGGTGGCCAAGGCTCTCATCATTTTAACATCAGTGTTTGGTATAACATGGATTCTGGGAACCGCAACATTAATAGAGGAAGCCCACGAGTTCTTTCATTATGCCTTTACCGTCCTTAACTCATTGCAG GGAGTTTTCATCTTGTTATTCGTGTGTCTTCTGGACAAAAAG GTGACAGGAGCTCTTTCCAAAAGATTTCAAAATCTTAAAACTCTAAACTCCTCCATGACCTGCTGTGGAGAAAATTCATATAACATG GACTCCAGCAATGAACCAGAAAGTGTGGAGACGTATAATGCGATAGAAGACAGCTGA